A single genomic interval of Camelina sativa cultivar DH55 chromosome 11, Cs, whole genome shotgun sequence harbors:
- the LOC104722418 gene encoding nardilysin-like isoform X2 gives MVTYVYEFLSFVEHEDAPSWVMEEYFLMKEIMFASFDCYDAYGSDPPALTQRIAANMSYYYPLKKSLSGDYTHLSCSRQSVLGLLCFFTNSNMRLDFVDKSLVEAECLVESWFNSFYKKTEIPSTITGKWRLRVHEKQRFQFPPKNNFLPSRSPNEDDLMNEDDSEEDDEDDNEPDDLMNEDSDSLANEEDDNEPLVHKSHIKLWHLPDNDEVPCVSFIVYPALSSELKNQLMVHLYVNHLKDSLSEILYQGGEANFETSILIFSKINIEFKVSGFKENLFKYISEIWNQFKSFTHPYETTFAMVKELVENLQKKSVLEVSGYSNNLMLQQLTQSSYAIDEMLSTLSSISYDEFVQFIPHMSSKMFIEGLFKGDISKLFKMNLYTCPNYLKRV, from the exons ATGGTTACTTATGTCTATGAGTTTCTAAGCTTTGTCGAACATGAAGATGCTCCATCATGGGTAATGGAAGAATATTTCCTTATGAAGGAAATCATGTTTGCATCATTTGATTGTTATGATGCATATGGTTCAGACCCGCCAGCTTTAACTCAAAGAATTGCAG cCAACATGAGTTATTATTATCCATTGAAGAAATCTCTTTCTGGAGATTATACTCATCTCTCTTGCAGCAGACAATCAGTTTTAGGCCTTCTGTGTTTTTTTACGAACTCAAATATGAGGCttgattttgttgataaatCACTTGTTGAAGCAG AATGCTTAGTGGAATCGTGGTTCAACTCCTTCTACAAAAAAACGGAAATTCCATCTACCATTACAGGTAAATGGCGGCTTCGTGTTCATGAAAAGCAGCGTTTTCAGTTTCCCCCCAAGAACAACTTTCTTCCGTCTCGCTCTCCAAATGAGGATGATCTTATGAATGAGGATGATAGTGAGGAGGATGACGAGGATGATAATGAGCCGGATGATCTTATGAATGAGGATTCGGATTCACTTGCCAATGAGGAGGATGATAATGAGCCTTTAGTTCACAAGTCGCATATTAAATTATGGCATTTACCTGACAACGATGAAGTGCCATGTGTTAGTTTCATTGTTTATCCTGCTTTGTCCTCTGAGTTGAAGAATCAACTAATGGTTCACTTGTATGTGAATCATCTAAAAGATTCTTTATCAGAAATCTTATACCAA GGAGGAGAAGCCAATTTTGAAACATCAATATTGATTTTCTCAAAAATCAATATTGAATTCAAAGTGAGTGGCTTTAAAGAAAATCTCTTCAAGTACATCTCTGAGATTTGGAATCAATTCAAATCATTTACCCATCCATACGAAACCACTTTTGCG ATGGTAAAAGAGCTAGTGGAGAATCTTCAGAAGAAGAGCGTTCTGGAAGTTTCTGGTTATTCTAATAACTTGATGTTACAACAATTAACACAATCATCTTATGCCATTGATGAGATGTTGAGCACTCTGTCTTCAATCTCTTATGATGAATTTGTTCAATTCATCCCTCATATGTCTTCCAAG ATGTTCATTGAGGGTCTATTCAAAGGAGATATATCCAAATTATTTAAGATGAATCTTTACACATGTCCAAATTATTTGAAGAGAGTGTAG
- the LOC104722418 gene encoding nardilysin-like isoform X1, which yields MTRLEQLMASTAPKNHPIKKFTWGNKKSFSILEKNDKKKLLHEQLLNMFKTYFVGASMNLVVHGSANMSYYYPLKKSLSGDYTHLSCSRQSVLGLLCFFTNSNMRLDFVDKSLVEAECLVESWFNSFYKKTEIPSTITGKWRLRVHEKQRFQFPPKNNFLPSRSPNEDDLMNEDDSEEDDEDDNEPDDLMNEDSDSLANEEDDNEPLVHKSHIKLWHLPDNDEVPCVSFIVYPALSSELKNQLMVHLYVNHLKDSLSEILYQGGEANFETSILIFSKINIEFKVSGFKENLFKYISEIWNQFKSFTHPYETTFAMVKELVENLQKKSVLEVSGYSNNLMLQQLTQSSYAIDEMLSTLSSISYDEFVQFIPHMSSKMFIEGLFKGDISKLFKMNLYTCPNYLKRV from the exons ATGACACGTCTTGAGCAGCTCATGGCATCTACAGCCCCCAAGAATCATCCCATTAAAAAGTTTACATGGG GCAACAAAAAGTCCTTTTCAATCCTTGAAAAGAATGATAAAAAGAAACTTCTCCATGAACAACTTTTGAATATGTTCAAAACGTATTTTGTGGGTGCTTCAATGAATCTTGTGGTGCATGGATCAG cCAACATGAGTTATTATTATCCATTGAAGAAATCTCTTTCTGGAGATTATACTCATCTCTCTTGCAGCAGACAATCAGTTTTAGGCCTTCTGTGTTTTTTTACGAACTCAAATATGAGGCttgattttgttgataaatCACTTGTTGAAGCAG AATGCTTAGTGGAATCGTGGTTCAACTCCTTCTACAAAAAAACGGAAATTCCATCTACCATTACAGGTAAATGGCGGCTTCGTGTTCATGAAAAGCAGCGTTTTCAGTTTCCCCCCAAGAACAACTTTCTTCCGTCTCGCTCTCCAAATGAGGATGATCTTATGAATGAGGATGATAGTGAGGAGGATGACGAGGATGATAATGAGCCGGATGATCTTATGAATGAGGATTCGGATTCACTTGCCAATGAGGAGGATGATAATGAGCCTTTAGTTCACAAGTCGCATATTAAATTATGGCATTTACCTGACAACGATGAAGTGCCATGTGTTAGTTTCATTGTTTATCCTGCTTTGTCCTCTGAGTTGAAGAATCAACTAATGGTTCACTTGTATGTGAATCATCTAAAAGATTCTTTATCAGAAATCTTATACCAA GGAGGAGAAGCCAATTTTGAAACATCAATATTGATTTTCTCAAAAATCAATATTGAATTCAAAGTGAGTGGCTTTAAAGAAAATCTCTTCAAGTACATCTCTGAGATTTGGAATCAATTCAAATCATTTACCCATCCATACGAAACCACTTTTGCG ATGGTAAAAGAGCTAGTGGAGAATCTTCAGAAGAAGAGCGTTCTGGAAGTTTCTGGTTATTCTAATAACTTGATGTTACAACAATTAACACAATCATCTTATGCCATTGATGAGATGTTGAGCACTCTGTCTTCAATCTCTTATGATGAATTTGTTCAATTCATCCCTCATATGTCTTCCAAG ATGTTCATTGAGGGTCTATTCAAAGGAGATATATCCAAATTATTTAAGATGAATCTTTACACATGTCCAAATTATTTGAAGAGAGTGTAG